A stretch of DNA from Gottschalkia acidurici 9a:
GTATAATAGGGGAAAATGGAAGTGGAAAAACCACATTTATTAAATTATTGTGCGGATTTTATGATGATTATGATGGTGAAATATTTATAAACAATTTTAACTTAAGAGATATAGATAAAGATAGTTTAAGAAAGAAAATGGGTGTTATCTTTCAAGATTTTAATAAGTATGAATTTAGTTTACGGGAAAATATAGGTTTTGGAAATATTGAAAAAATTAATAATGATTTTTTAATATATGATGTGTTATATAAATCACATCTGAAAGAAAAAATAGATAAATTTAGTGATGGAATAGACACACAAATGGGCACTTGGTTCTCCGGGGAAATGTTGTCAACAGGGGAGTGGCAAAGAGTTGCTATAGCAAGGGTTCTTTTTAGAGATAGTAATATATTAATCTTAGATGAACCAACAGCGTCAATAGATCCTATCCGAGAAAAAGATATTTTTAAGTTAATTCGTTCTGAATCAAAGAATAAAATAACTATATTAATTACCCATAGGCCAGAAAATATGCAATACATAAACGCCAAAATTATTATGTTTCAAAATGGTACTATTGTTGCTGATGGTTATCATGATCACCTAATTGATACAAATGAAATATATACAAGCTTCCTTCAGGCAAAAGATGAGCTACATGCAGTACAATAAGTTTATGAGCAATATTGTACATTAAACTATCAAAATTATTCCTAGGTATAATGTGTACTAACAAGTAATAACACTTCATTTTCATCATATAATAAAGCTCCATATATAAACCCGCATGTATGAGAGTAAATACACTGGTTACTACAATAGCTTATATTCATATATTAGTGACAATCATAAATATGACTCCAATAGGAAAAGTAGATGAATATAAATATACAAATCCTAAAAAGGATGCCAGAGAAAATGTATTTTTAAATAGTTTTGGAAGTGATTTTACACAGAGCACAAATGAGGGATCTTTAAGCTAGGCTATCAGACTGATAGCCTAAATTTTATACTATAAATAAGAAATTAAAATGTATTTACTTGATTATGTAAACATTTCCAGACTTATTCCGATATATAATGTAATCGTATACTATATATTAAAAAGGAGAGAAAAGAATATGAGTATAAATCTCAACTTAAATCAGTATAACTTTAGTATGAGAAATACTAGTTCTATTAATAGTTCTCCTATAAATAGGAGCATATCTACAAAAGATATGAATTCCCAAATGGGTAAAAATATTATGGGAGATAAAATTACAATAAGTTCTCAAGGGCTTAATATGAGTAAAAAGTTTTTAGGTCAAAATAAAGTAAATAATGTTATAGAAAATCTGATGAAACAAAAAGAAAACTTAACTGAACGCAAGAGTGATATGGTAACAAATATGTTAGAAAAGGATATGGATATATCTTATATAAATGAAATGACAAAAGGTATAGAAGAGCAACTAAAGGATATAGATAAACAAATAGCAAAACTTCAATTTGAAGAGCAGCAAAAAAATATAGGAATAGATAAAGAAAATGAAGAAGAAAAGAAAGATAAAAAAATACATAACTATTCAAACAATACAGATAATGATATATCTGATCAGAATATGAGTTACCTTATCTCTGCAAGTTCTGATTTACAAGATCTAAAGGTAATGTCTTCTTTAAAAGATAAAGCTAAAGGAAGTATTAGTGTATTAGAAAAAGAAATTGAACTTGATGAGTCAAGAAGCTTAGATGGAAAAGCAACAAAGTATAAGTATGAAGAATATGATAAATTGAAAGACGGGTTATCTAAGTTAGAGAATAAGATTGAAAATAAGCTATATGAATTAAACGAAAAGCAATTAAATGGTTCAGAAGAAAATCATAGTATTAATAGAAATGAAAAAAATTATGGTAAAGATAAAAGATATATAACCATAGAGAATGATGAAGAACATGATGGTGAAATTAATTTTTAGGATTAGCAGTATAGAAAAAGTCTGAAATTCTATATAGAGTGACTTAAAAGGTTCTAGTTTTTTATACAGCTTCTAAATTACCACGTTATAATAGTAAAACTTACATATCATTATATAAAATATCATATTGTATGTATACAGAATCTACATATAGTGATAATACCATTGAAAACTATATTGATAGTATAAATATAGAGATCATTAGTTGTGAAGATATTTATAAAACAGGAAATGTAATTTTAGATATTATATTAAATGAAAAAAATCAACCTGCGATGAAAATAATATAAAGTTTTTTACAGAGATTAAATTCTTAAAATGCAGCCTTGTACATATGATAGAAGCATGTGAGAAAATAGATGATGAGGGATAAATAGATACACTAAAATTAGAGGAACTATAGTCAATAGATTCTCCGTTCTAAAAGCTGAAAACTCTAAAATTAATAGGATTACTATAAAAGATGATAAAATTTTAACTGATAAAAAAACTTCATTTTACATAGGTTGGAGTAAGTAATATAAAAAGTTCAGTTAAAAAGCATAATGGTGAAGTTACTATTGATTATTCTAAGAATAAGTTTATTATAAATAGATATATTCCTCTAAAGTAAAAGTAATCCAGTTATGTATGAAAAGTTACCAGTTGTACTAGATATATTGAAAAAATAAATACATAATGTTACCTTAAGTATAAGGATATTACGGTTTCCTATTATATATTTCACCAACTGCTCTATCTAGGGCTAATATGATGAAAAAACTTTCTAATAGGGGAAAGGGGTATATTATAGTAGAATTTTAGTATAAATATTAAAGAAGATGCTCTCTAGAGAGTGTCTTTTTTAATATTTAAGGAGGGAATATGAAAAAAACATACAGGTTATTGATACTTTTATTTTTTATTTTATTTACTATTATATTTACTAAATATTATGGAATGTACGAATCTTCAAGAATTTTCACAGGAAGATATGATGCTTCTATACATTTAACTATAGTAGAAGATATTTCAAAAGAGGATGTATTAAGCACTTTAGAGGACTATGGTAAAAGGTATGACATGGATATTGAAAGAGCAATAGCTTTTCCTGGAGATGGAAAAAATAGAAAGAGCTTAACAGCATATGTATCTATAAATGACTTTGATTGGTTTAACGGTGTTTTATCCATTAAAGGTGGAAAAAAGTTAAATTCTAATTTAAAAGAAGGAGAATTTTTAAGCAATATAGATACAAAGGATAAAAAACAAGTGGGTAGGTTTTCCATATTTGATGATAGCTCCAGAGAAATATACATTCGACCTTTATCAGATATGAAAAACAGACTTATTGAAACCGACTATAAACTACATTTAAATAATGATAGATATACTTTAAATGAAGTAATTAGCACTATAAACAGTGAACAGAAAAGTTTTTCTGTAAAAGAGAGTTCTGTTAATTCATTTGTGGATATGAATGAGTACTCTATATATTCTATGTATTATATAATTATTTTATTATTTTTCATACTATTTTTAGGTATACTGCTGTTTCTTTATGAGGTTATTGGAAGAAGTAAGAGTTTTGGAATAAAAAAGCTATACGGATACTCAGACTTTAAGATAGTATCTGAAATATTCAAAGAAGATATTTTAAAGGTTATAGCTTTATCTAATATCTCTTCAATTTTATTTATAACTATTTCACTATACTTTAAAAATGGTTTAGCAGGATTTAAACAATACATAAGTATTTATCTCTTATTAATATGTGCAGTAGACATAATATTGATGATAATAATGACAGTAATTGTGTCACTTTTTAAAGGAAAAGATAACATACAGTTGATGTTAAAGGGTAAAAGAAGGAATATCATATTATTGAATACAATTATGAAGATTATGATGTCTATTATTGTCATATTGACTTTAACTTTAAACCTCAATACCTTTAATAATTATAAGGCTAAAAGTGATAATTTAGAAAATTGGGACAAGGCAAGAAATTTAGGATTTATAGGATTTAAATTTCCAGGTGATGCAATTGATACTATAATAAGTTTTTATCCATATGAAGTGAAGTTGGGGAGTCTTTGGAATGATATCAATGATAATGGAGGAATAATGGCTGGTTATCAGCAATTAGTTACAAATGATATAATTGAAAAAGAAAGGATACAGCCTAATCTAGCATATATGATGCTAGTAAATGAAAATTATTTAAAAGAAAATACTGTATTAGATGAGAATGGAGATAGAATAAGGGAAATAGATGATGATGAGGATACAGTTACAGTACTTGTACCAAGTCAATTTAAGAATAAAGAAAAATTATTAAAGGATTCTCTTAGATATATTCACTTAGGTCACTATGATCTTGTAAATATTTTTTATAAAGAGGCTTTAGAAATTAAAGAAGGAAAAAGAAAAAGCGAACAAGGAATGGAAGAATTTAAAGAATATCTTGAAAAAGAATATTCGTTTTTAAAACAAAAAATCATCTATACAGCAAATGATCAGAGATTATTTACTTATGATACTGGAGAAATGAATCTATATAGAAAAGATTTCAAAGGATACTATAATGATATTGATAAGACTATTACAGATCCAATACTTTTTATAATGACTAATGACAATTTAAAAGAGAACTTAAAAGTTAGTTCACTAACGAGTGGCACAATGAAATTTAGATTTGAAGATTATAAATATCCTGAAGATGGAATAGTACCTTTACTAGAAAAACATGAATTGTTAGACAGTTTAGTAGTAATGACTACAGTTTATGACTATGCTGTTGATGATATAAACAATACAAAAACTATGCTTATGCTTTCAGGGGGTATATCTGTTAGTTGTATTTTAATAATACTAGGTTTAATTTTTTATGAAAGTACAAGCTATTTATATAGAAATAGAAAAAAAATAGGTGTATTAAAATTATATGGACTAAACTTTTTAAATAGATATAAGAGTTATTTTATTATGATTTCAGCAGTAGATTTAATAATAATAATTATATCTACTATAATAGGGCAGATGTATTTAAAAAGATTTGTAGCCATATCAACTAAAGTATATTACTTGATAATTACGATAGGTATATTGTTTTATTTACTAGAACTAATTATAACATATTTATATCTAAGTAAGAAAGAAGATAAGTCAATACTAGACGGTCTTAAAGGAGAATTATAATGAGTATAATAAGTTTAAAAAATATAAATAAAAGTTTTGGAAGTAATAAAATTTTAGATAACTTTAATCTTGAGATAGAAAAAGGAGAATTTATTGCGATTGTTGGAGAAAGTGGTTCAGGTAAAAGTACTTTATTAAATATAATAGGAATGTTAGATGACTTTGACTCTGGAGAGTTGATAGTATCAGGAAATAAAAACTTAAAATCTAGTAGTAAAGATGCGGAAAAGTTGAGAAGACATGAAATAGGTTATATATTTCAAAACTTTGCACTTA
This window harbors:
- a CDS encoding bacteriocin-associated integral membrane family protein, producing the protein MKKTYRLLILLFFILFTIIFTKYYGMYESSRIFTGRYDASIHLTIVEDISKEDVLSTLEDYGKRYDMDIERAIAFPGDGKNRKSLTAYVSINDFDWFNGVLSIKGGKKLNSNLKEGEFLSNIDTKDKKQVGRFSIFDDSSREIYIRPLSDMKNRLIETDYKLHLNNDRYTLNEVISTINSEQKSFSVKESSVNSFVDMNEYSIYSMYYIIILLFFILFLGILLFLYEVIGRSKSFGIKKLYGYSDFKIVSEIFKEDILKVIALSNISSILFITISLYFKNGLAGFKQYISIYLLLICAVDIILMIIMTVIVSLFKGKDNIQLMLKGKRRNIILLNTIMKIMMSIIVILTLTLNLNTFNNYKAKSDNLENWDKARNLGFIGFKFPGDAIDTIISFYPYEVKLGSLWNDINDNGGIMAGYQQLVTNDIIEKERIQPNLAYMMLVNENYLKENTVLDENGDRIREIDDDEDTVTVLVPSQFKNKEKLLKDSLRYIHLGHYDLVNIFYKEALEIKEGKRKSEQGMEEFKEYLEKEYSFLKQKIIYTANDQRLFTYDTGEMNLYRKDFKGYYNDIDKTITDPILFIMTNDNLKENLKVSSLTSGTMKFRFEDYKYPEDGIVPLLEKHELLDSLVVMTTVYDYAVDDINNTKTMLMLSGGISVSCILIILGLIFYESTSYLYRNRKKIGVLKLYGLNFLNRYKSYFIMISAVDLIIIIISTIIGQMYLKRFVAISTKVYYLIITIGILFYLLELIITYLYLSKKEDKSILDGLKGEL